In Buchnera aphidicola (Sipha maydis), the following proteins share a genomic window:
- the hisH gene encoding imidazole glycerol phosphate synthase subunit HisH, with protein MNIVIVNTGFSNLSSIYWSIKRIGYDPIISCERKIVKKSDRLILPGLGTPDFVMNSLEKNKLVNVIQEYKKPVLGICLGMQLFFKFSEESKDISMLNIFGRDCIYKLQTCNLVLPHMGWNKVYFQQKNPLFKNISSGEWFYFIHSYFAKISAITISKTFYGSFFSSAVQYNNFFGVQFHPEKSGFSGMLLLKNFLEIKI; from the coding sequence ATGAATATTGTAATTGTAAATACTGGTTTTTCGAATTTATCATCTATTTATTGGTCTATTAAAAGAATTGGATATGATCCTATTATTAGTTGTGAGAGAAAAATCGTTAAAAAGTCAGATAGATTAATCTTACCTGGTTTAGGAACTCCAGATTTTGTTATGAATAGTTTAGAAAAAAATAAATTGGTAAATGTTATTCAAGAGTATAAAAAACCTGTTTTAGGAATTTGTTTGGGAATGCAATTATTTTTTAAATTTAGTGAAGAAAGTAAAGATATTTCTATGTTAAATATTTTTGGTAGAGATTGTATTTATAAATTACAAACTTGTAATTTAGTTTTACCTCATATGGGATGGAATAAGGTTTATTTTCAACAAAAAAATCCTTTATTTAAAAATATTTCCAGCGGAGAATGGTTTTATTTTATCCATAGTTATTTTGCAAAAATTAGCGCAATTACGATTTCTAAAACATTTTATGGAAGTTTTTTTAGTTCAGCTGTACAATATAATAATTTTTTTGGAGTGCAATTTCATCCTGAAAAATCAGGATTTTCAGGAATGCTTTTATTAAAAAATTTTTTAGAGATTAAAATATGA